In Zygosaccharomyces rouxii strain CBS732 chromosome F complete sequence, a single window of DNA contains:
- the ISM1 gene encoding isoleucine--tRNA ligase ISM1 (similar to uniprot|P48526 Saccharomyces cerevisiae YPL040C ISM1 Mitochondrial isoleucyl-tRNA synthetase null mutant is deficient in respiratory growth), translating to MLNRPRCWVIRRFASQHAYQKTLNLPQTKFANRSNLQRTVNELIPESCDKIYKSQLQEFLSKIEELGDDSNAKLKLVEENLFVLQDGPPYANGDLHYGHALNKILKDIINRYQLSQGKYIFYKPGWDCHGLPIEMKALKQFNPDQLGKVSPVKIRAMASNHARKAIKLQKEQFGKFAIMTDWDKPYVTMESEYEINQLRVFLKLVSRGLIKRQNKPVYWGTETRTALAEGELEYNENHKSKAAYVEFPLTKDSCSKLFESANITPVADVSLLIWTTTPWTLFSNRAICFNEKYEYQLLRDNNNGGNYVVVESNLAEKLEFLINYQKVAAVSGSALSRLQYTNPLLGDRVERPLLHGDHVTNSAGTGLVHTAPGHGFDDYNVAHNHKVEVVSPVDAAGRFKLEELPPHLHELLTEHQTGLPRLVLEPSTAKVILDMLQKMGMLCSSHDYTHSYPYDWRSKKPVIIRATPQWFADLHDVKGDAIESLEKVKFYPDRGNARLSSFIKNRNEWCISRQRSWGVPIPAFYKKDDPDVTLMTEETVAHVIQVIREKGIDAWFKFDDSNMADWLPPRYKNEANSYYRGKDTMDVWFDSGTAWNELKDFYLKELKLKQLPTYLADVYLEGSDQHRGWFQSSTLTRVAYSGKPVAPFKTLITHGFTLDENGIKMSKSIGNVISPDAIIQGDKTRGLPALGVDGLRYLVAQSNFTADVAAGPVIMNHVAEALKKFRLAFRFLLGNLQKATFQKISYDQLRPIDKYTLYKLQELQITARTFYNENNFSKVLTAVQYHMSNDLSALYFDISKDSLYSDALDSFKRQQIQTVLLQILLSYTAIIGPILPTLVQEVWNALPLKWLGEEEHQKLTVFRTWPHYDIPESAKNSFANCELRLLDEFQRQFDTLEKSITKPVQTVTRIRSSECPLPYNEDELADILRTARVEIISGGVPEETETEISLPNGTKLHMLVRPSELSKCPRCWKHNSSQEDTLCSRCNDTIHNKA from the coding sequence ATGCTCAATCGACCCCGCTGTTGGGTTATTAGACGTTTTGCAAGTCAACATGCCTATCAAAAGACATTAAATCTACCCCAGACTAAATTTGCCAATAGATCAAACCTACAGAGGACTGTTAATGAATTGATTCCAGAATCCTGTGATAAAATCTACAAATctcaattacaagaatttttaaGCAAGATAGAGGAGTTAGGAGATGATTCCAACGCAAAACTGAAGCTCGTCGAAGAGAACCTGTTTGTTTTACAAGACGGACCGCCTTATGCCAATGGAGATTTACACTATGGACATGCCCTAAACAAGATTCTAAAGGATATCATTAATCGATACCAGTTATCCCAGGGTAAATACATCTTTTATAAACCAGGTTGGGATTGTCATGGATTACCGATTGAAATGAAGGCTTTAAAACAGTTCAATCCTGATCAATTGGGAAAAGTATCACCGGTAAAAATTAGGGCAATGGCATCTAACCATGCTAGAAAGGCTATTAAATTACAGAAGGAACAATTTGGGAAATTTGCCATTATGACAGATTGGGATAAACCCTATGTGACAATGGAGTCAGAATACGAAATAAACCAACTAAGGGTGTTTCTGAAATTAGTTTCTAGAGGACTTATAAAGAGACAGAACAAACCTGTTTATTGGGGGACAGAAACTAGAACTGCATTAGCAgaaggtgaattggaatatAACGAAAACCATAAATCAAAGGCAGCATATGTGGAATTCCCGCTCACTAAAGACTCGTGTTCGAAATTGTTTGAGTCTGCCAATATTACTCCGGTTGCAGATGTCAGTTTGTTAATTTGGACGACAACACCATGGAcacttttttccaataGGGCTATTTGCTTCAATGAAAAGTACGAGTACCAATTGTTAAGggacaacaacaacggcGGTAATTATGTGGTTGTAGAATCAAATTTGGCagaaaaattagaatttttaatcAACTACCAAAAAGTTGCAGCTGTCTCCGGTTCTGCATTGTCTCGTTTGCAATACACTAATCCCTTGTTGGGAGACCGTGTAGAACGTCCACTTTTACACGGTGACCACGTCACTAATTCGGCAGGTACAGGTCTTGTTCATACTGCTCCTGGACATGGGTTTGATGACTACAATGTGGCACATAATCACAAAGTTGAAGTTGTTTCACCGGTGGACGCAGCAGGTCGGTTCAAACTAGAAGAACTACCACCACACTTACATGAATTGCTAACAGAACATCAAACTGGGTTACCTCGACTAGTATTAGAACCTTCTACCGCCAAAGTTATCCTTGATATGCTTCAGAAAATGGGAATGCTATGCAGTAGCCATGATTATACCCATTCGTATCCATATGATTGGAGATCAAAAAAGCCTGTTATCATTAGAGCTACACCTCAGTGGTTTGCCGATTTGCACGATGTGAAAGGAGATGCCATTGAATCATTGGAGAAGGTGAAGTTTTATCCAGATCGTGGTAATGCCAGATTATCGTCATTTATCAAGAACAGAAATGAATGGTGTATATCTAGGCAACGTTCTTGGGGGGTCCCCATTCCTGcattttacaagaaggATGATCCAGATGTGACTTTGATGACTGAAGAAACTGTCGCGCACGTTATTCAAGTTATAAGAGAAAAGGGAATTGACGCATGGtttaaatttgatgattctaACATGGCGGATTGGTTACCGCCAAGATATAAGAACGAAGCTAATTCGTACTACAGAGGTAAAGACACCATGGACGTTTGGTTTGATAGTGGTACTGCTTGGAATGagttaaaagatttttatttgaaagaattgaagcTGAAACAGCTACCAACGTATTTGGCAGATGTGTATTTGGAAGGTTCAGATCAACACAGAGGTTGGTTTCAGAGTTCAACTTTGACTAGGGTAGCATACTCAGGAAAACCAGTGGCTCCATTTAAAACTCTAATCACACACGGTTTTACGCTGGATGAAAATGGAATAAAGATGTCGAAATCCATTGGTAATGTCATCTCGCCAGATGCAATCATACAAGGTGACAAAACCCGTGGACTCCCAGCTCTAGGCGTGGATGGCTTAAGGTACCTGGTAGCACAATCGAATTTTACCGCAGATGTTGCAGCTGGTCCCGTTATTATGAATCATGTCGCAGAAGCCTTGAAGAAGTTCAGGTTGGCCTTCCGATTCCTTTTGGGTAACTTACAGAAAGCCACTTTCCAAAAAATTTCTTACGACCAATTGAGACCAATTGACAAATATACTCTTTACAAACTGCAAGAGTTGCAAATTACGGCCAGAACTTTTTACaatgaaaacaatttttctaaaGTTTTGACCGCGGTTCAATATCATATGAGTAATGACTTGTCTGCACTGTATTTCGATATTTCCAAGGATAGTCTCTACTCAGATGCTCTTGACTCTTTCAAAAGACAACAGATTCAAACCGTATTGCTGCAGATTCTGTTGAGTTATACTGCCATAATAGGTCCTATTTTGCCCACACTAGTTCAAGAAGTTTGGAATGCTTTACCACTAAAATGGTTAGGTGAGGAAGAGcatcaaaaattgacaGTTTTCAGGACATGGCCCCACTACGATATTCCTGAATCTGCAAAGAATTCCTTCGCGAACTGTGAACTGAGATTgcttgatgaatttcaaagaCAATTCGATacattggaaaaatctATTACGAAACCAGTGCAAACTGTCACGAGGATACGTTCCTCTGAATGTCCATTACCATATAATGAGGATGAACTAGCCGATATCCTGAGAACTGCAAGAGTTGAAATTATTAGTGGAGGTGTTCCTGAGGAGACCGAAACGGAAATTTCATTGCCAAATGGTACAAAATTGCATATGCTTGTTAGACCAAGCGAACTGAGTAAATGTCCCAGATGTTGGAAGCATAACTCTTCACAAGAAGACACACTATGTTCAAGATGTAATGATACTATTCATAACAAGGCTTGA
- a CDS encoding MFS transporter (similar to uniprot|P38227 Saccharomyces cerevisiae YBR043C QDR3 Multidrug transporter required for resistance to quinidine barban cisplatin and bleomycin member of the major facilitator superfamily of transporters conferring multiple drug resistance (MFS-MDR)) — protein sequence MHSECSNADLSAPDSQNSLKSDEHPLPQRFNKGDASSVSTTLEPSEDLKGLSKLKDRQLWVTRNERRGVVANLSLIPEFKDSRDYPESVKKSIVFVIAFSSMMGPMATSIIFPSIHEIEKDFSTTSMVVNVSVGVYQISLGVFPLWWSSISEMNGRRTVYVVSFMLLLGFNIGCALSPNIGAFIALRFLSGAASASVQSVGAGTVSDLYVSEQRGRNLGIYYLGPLLAPLISPIIGAALVSHWSWRSTQWFLVILAGANVLILILFLPETLRKQDNSAAISAVLQERRGLLPSQQHEKVLELIDVDRHSGREIESSPEGLFYPVDPSTSLHRIISENSSSRNYGLLEPNIDMDAPQVSRIQSHHPNLQKMMREDDLRRVQHDVREGISKLASKFTEATSSDISPSPESKWDTFKRLAYIYLFRPIKSVYFLKYPPVMLAIIFSSVSFSILYFVNMTLEYDYSRSPYNFPPMLVGLMYIPNSVTYILAAILGGKWVDYLLIQYKAKHGILAPEARISWNIVTAVISFPISLVIFGWCIDKGEHWETPLVGTALFGYASMMTIGATVSYLVDSLPGRGATGVALNNLIRQLLAAVAVFVTEPLIKGMGTGWLFTMLAFIIIAAASVLVIIKKHGDYWRENYDLQKLYNYLE from the coding sequence ATGCATTCAGAATGTTCAAATGCTGATCTGTCTGCCCCGGATAGTCAAAACTCATTAAAAAGCGATGAGCATCCATTACCGCAGCGGTTTAATAAAGGGGACGCTAGTTCAGTATCTACTACTTTAGAACCTTCTGAAGATCTCAAAGGATTAtctaaattgaaagatagACAACTGTGGGTGACTCGAAATGAACGTAGAGGTGTAGTAGCTAATTTATCGTTGATTCCAGAGTTCAAGGACTCGAGAGATTATCCAGAAAGCGTTAAAAAATCCATTGTCTTTGTTATTGCATTCTCATCAATGATGGGACCTATGGCGACTTCAATAATTTTCCCGTCGATTCATGAGATAGAGAAGGATTTTAGTACTACGTCTATGGTGGTTAACGTCTCAGTGGGTGTCTATCAGATTAGTCTCGGAGTTTTTCCGCTGTGGTGGTCTTCCATATCAGAGATGAATGGCAGGAGAACCGTTTACGTGGTTTCGTTTATGTTACTGTTGGGATTTAACATTGGGTGTGCGCTATCGCCTAATATTGGTGCTTTCATAGCTTTAAGGTTTTTATCAGGTGCAGCATCTGCATCGGTACAATCCGTGGGAGCGGGAACAGTTTCTGATCTTTACGTATCAGAACAAAGAGGCAGGAACCTGGGAATATATTATTTGGGGCCCTTATTAGCTCCtttaatttcaccaattaTCGGAGCTGCATTGGTTTCTCACTGGTCTTGGAGATCTACACAATGGTTCTTGGTTATTTTGGCGGGTGCTAACGTTTTGATTTTAATACTATTCCTACCAGAAACGTTGAGAAAGCAAGACAATAGTGCTGCGATATCTGCAGTGTTGCAAGAACGTAGAGGTCTTTTACCGTCACAACAACATGAAAAAGTATTAGAACTAATTGATGTGGATCGACATTCTGGGCGTGAAATCGAGTCTTCTCCTGAGGGGCTTTTCTATCCAGTTGATCCAAGCACAAGCTTGCATCGTATAATTTCTGAGAATAGTAGCTCTCGTAACTATGGTCTTTTGGAACCCAACATTGATATGGATGCTCCACAGGTATCAAGAATTCAATCCCATCATCCAAACTTACAAAAAATGATGCGTGAGGATGATTTAAGAAGGGTTCAGCACGATGTGAGGGAAGGCATTTCTAAACTAGCTTCAAAATTTACGGAGGCTACTTCATCTGATATATCTCCTTCACCTGAAAGCAAATGGGACACATTTAAGCGCCTAGCTTATATCTATCTGTTTAGACCCATCAAGTCTGTTTATTTCCTAAAGTATCCTCCGGTGATGTTGGCCATTATCTTTTCATCCGTTTCATTCTCCATTCTCTATTTTGTAAATATGACTTTGGAATACGATTACTCGAGATCACCTTACAATTTTCCACCAATGCTTGTAGGTCTCATGTACATACCGAATTCAGTGACCTACATACTAGCTGCTATCCTTGGTGGTAAGTGGGTTGACTACTTATTAATTCAATATAAGGCAAAGCATGGAATTCtggcaccagaggcacgTATTTCTTGGAACATCGTTACCGCCGTGATCAGTTTCCCCATCTCGTTAGTCATTTTTGGATGGTGTATAGATAAGGGAGAACATTGGGAAACACCATTGGTTGGTACTGCTCTATTTGGTTATGCTTCCATGATGACTATTGGCGCCACGGTATCGTATCTGGTAGATTCACTGCCCGGCAGAGGTGCTACGGGAGTTGcattaaacaatttgatcaGACAGCTGCTAGCGGCTGTTGCAGTCTTTGTTACAGAACCTTTGATCAAGGGTATGGGAACAGGATGGTTATTTACGATGCTGGCATTTATCATTATCGCTGCCGCAAGTGTCCTGGTGATCATAAAGAAACACGGCGATTATTGGAGGGAGAACTACGATTTACAGAAATTATACAATTATTTAGAATAA
- the MRX11 gene encoding Mrx11p (some similarities with uniprot|Q6LE92 Saccharomyces cerevisiae YPL041C Hypothetical ORF) translates to MNVIINSAGNTLYRCPLVGKKLLLTPGPLNILISKYSTVNNEKNSSSRNQNQNQQDRLHKIIAKSKILSKLNQNPRFASYFARLSDAGVTSTVTSFLILHEFTAIVPLFGLWYIFYQLDLPEQYELPLYFTDLLNRCGDAMEKLVGDKYASDLDHNRLILAGAISYSIVKLLYPIRVFASLWGAPYVGRWILSPFRRIRSKYAKKGEKSAENFDG, encoded by the coding sequence atgaatGTTATCATCAATTCAGCTGGTAATACACTTTATCGTTGTCCACTTGTGGGTAAAAAGCTACTTTTAACACCAGGTCCATTAAATATCTTGATTTCCAAGTATTCAACAGTcaataatgaaaagaattcaTCGAGTAGAaaccaaaatcaaaatcaacaGGATAGACTGCATAAAATCATTGccaaatcaaagattttatccaaattaaatcaaaatccAAGATTTGCAAGTTATTTTGCTAGATTATCTGATGCAGGCGTCACTTCGACGGTGACTTCTTTTCTAATTTTACATGAATTTACTGCAATTGTACCGCTATTTGGACTATGGTACATATTCTACCAGCTAGATCTACCTGAACAGTATGAATTACCTCTGTATTTTACGGATCTCTTGAACCGGTGTGGTGATGCCATGGAGAAACTGGTTGGTGATAAGTATGCCAGTGACTTAGATCACAATAGACTCATACTTGCAGGTGCCATTTCATACTCGATTGTCAAGCTCTTATACCCAATTCGAGTGTTTGCGAGTCTCTGGGGGGCTCCATATGTGGGGAGGTGGATTTTAAGTCCATTCCGTAGAATAAGGTCTAAATATGCCAAGAAGGGTGAGAAATCTGCTGAGAATTTTGATGGATAA
- the SSN3 gene encoding cyclin-dependent serine/threonine protein kinase SSN3 (similar to uniprot|P39073 Saccharomyces cerevisiae YPL042C SSN3 Component of RNA polymerase II holoenzyme involved in RNA pol II carboxy-terminal domain phosphorylation): protein MYNSNEKVPNPYQRIPQGIVQAGGQQRVQPQQQPQQGFSGRSLWQNQGSHQFNQQQSSVLGMKSTSGRNVHGKQPMLMANNDVFSIGPYKARKDSTRVSVLDKYEIIGYIAAGTYGKVYKARRRAISKDDDTSIDPVNTEMNGSDLGGLQTRQSMLAESNSHPDAEIVNRSVRTSESEINGLRTSDSGILSANNTHSPIGTHGSNGTLTPKGAIFRKKASPVYYAIKKFKTERDGVEQTHYTGISQSACREMALCRELDNKHLTQLTEIFLERKSIYMVYEFAEHDLLQIIHFHSHPEKRMIPQKMIGSIMWQILDGVSYLHQNWILHRDLKPANIMVTVDGCVKVGDLGLARKFYNMLQTLYTGDKVVVTIWYRAPELLLGARHYTPAIDLWAVGCIFAELIGLQPIFKGEEAKMDSKKSVPFQSNQLQRILEVLGSPNQKNWPNIHKYPEYEQLGKFPKYRDNLATWYHSAGGRDKNALDLLYKLLIYDPTQRIDAINALDHEYFTSGEFPVCENVFEGLNYKYPARRIHTNDNDITNLGIHRNKGISSQQPAVVNNSSTAALGGLGVNRRILAAAAAAAAAVSGNNPSGQPASRSGEPNRKKRR from the coding sequence ATGTacaatagtaatgaaaaGGTACCAAACCCTTACCAGCGCATACCACAAGGTATTGTGCAGGCAGGCGGCCAACAACGTGTACAACCGCAGcagcaaccacaacagGGATTTAGTGGTAGATCTCTCTGGCAGAATCAAGGAAGTCATCAATTCAATCAACAGCAATCTTCAGTTCTTGGTATGAAAAGTACTAGTGGCAGAAATGTCCACGGTAAGCAACCCATGCTGATGGCCAATAACGATGTATTCTCAATAGGACCCTATAAAGCAAGAAAGGATAGTACTAGAGTGTCGGTTTTGGATAAATATGAAATCATTGGATATATTGCGGCAGGTACTTATGGTAAAGTTTACAAGGCTAGAAGGCGAGCAATTTctaaagatgatgatacTAGCATCGATCCTGTTAACACTGAAATGAACGGTAGCGATCTTGGTGGATTACAGACTAGACAGTCTATGTTGGCTGAATCTAATAGTCATCCGGATGCTGAAATTGTGAATCGGTCTGTTCGTACCTCAGAATCAGAGATTAATGGATTGAGAACATCAGATTCAGGAATATTGAGCGCCAACAATACACATTCCCCTATTGGAACCCATGGTTCCAATGGTACATTAACACCAAAAGGTGCCATTTTCAGGAAAAAAGCTTCACCGGTTTATTATGCTATCAAGAAGTTCAAAACGGAAAGAGATGGTGTGGAGCAAACTCATTACACTGGTATTTCTCAAAGTGCATGTAGAGAAATGGCATTATGTCGagaattggataataaGCATTTGACACAATTGACAGAAATATTTTTGGAGAGAAAAAGCATTTACATGGTTTACGAATTTGCAGAACATGATCTTCTACAAATTATTCATTTCCACTCACATCCTGAGAAGCGAATGATTCCACAGAAAATGATTGGATCAATCATGTGGCAGATATTAGACGGTGTCTCATATTTACAtcaaaattggattttACACAGAGATTTAAAACCAGCCAATATTATGGTCACTGTAGATGGGTGTGTCAAAGTTGGTGATTTAGGGTTGGCAAggaaattttacaatatGCTACAGACACTGTATACGGGGGATAAGGTCGTCGTAACCATTTGGTACAGAGCTCCTGAACTCCTTTTAGGCGCTAGGCATTATACACCAGCGATCGACCTTTGGGCTGTAGGATGTATATTTGCAGAACTAATTGGATTACAACCTATCTTCAAAGGTGAAGAGGCAAAGATGGATTCTAAGAAAAGTGTCCCATTTCAGTCGAATCAACTACAAAGAATACTGGAGGTTCTCGGAAGTCCcaatcaaaagaattggccAAATATTCATAAGTATCCGGAATACGAACAGTTGGGTAAGTTTCCCAAATATCGAGACAACCTTGCCACTTGGTATCACTCTGCTGGCGGAAGAGATAAGAATGCTCTAGATTTACTCTACAAATTATTGATTTACGATCCTACTCAAAGGATTGACGCTATTAACGCATTAGATCATGAGTATTTTACCAGTGGAGAATTCCCCGTGTGCGAGAATGTTTTCGAAGGTCTGAATTACAAATATCCTGCTAGAAGAATTCATACTAATGATAACGACATTACGAACTTGGGTATTCATAGGAATAAAGGCATTAGTTCACAACAACCTGCTGTTGTTAACAACTCTTCTACCGCCGCCTTGGGAGGATTGGGCGTCAACAGACGTATCCTGGCAGCCGCAGCTGCAGCCGCAGCTGCAGTTTCTGGAAACAATCCATCAGGACAGCCTGCTTCTCGTAGCGGTGAACCAAacagaaagaagagaaggTGA